One Tolypothrix bouteillei VB521301 DNA window includes the following coding sequences:
- a CDS encoding DUF928 domain-containing protein, with translation MIQEVTFKKQVTAGLMAGIFFGLSLIPVTVLADDRTPPDDRAPSSGRSSGGRGCGTPELSAQSNVSALILLAPNGYPRQTVSTRPKFAWFVRDTGSMAAEFRLYERENGTSPQNGNRFKLVTEIKDDNFKTAPGITVLSLTQSYPELTVGKQYRWQVEIVCDPSRPSSNIFATSDIEIVPTPLNLKTQLERAKTSLERATLYEQANLWYDLLGVTFTSESNDAKLKTIRLSLLDKIGENDKEWQMLRNSEIYLIQR, from the coding sequence ATGATACAAGAGGTAACATTCAAAAAACAAGTGACTGCTGGGTTAATGGCAGGCATTTTTTTTGGGCTTTCGCTGATACCTGTTACAGTACTAGCAGATGACAGAACGCCACCTGACGATCGAGCACCTTCGAGTGGTAGATCGTCCGGCGGTAGGGGATGCGGGACACCAGAGCTATCCGCACAGTCAAACGTGTCAGCACTCATCCTACTAGCTCCAAACGGATACCCCAGACAAACTGTTTCCACTCGTCCAAAATTTGCTTGGTTTGTACGCGATACTGGTTCTATGGCAGCCGAATTCAGGTTATACGAACGGGAAAACGGTACATCTCCTCAAAACGGGAATCGCTTCAAGTTAGTCACGGAGATTAAAGACGACAACTTTAAGACTGCTCCAGGCATTACGGTGCTATCACTAACCCAATCCTATCCAGAACTAACAGTAGGTAAGCAATATCGCTGGCAAGTAGAGATCGTTTGCGATCCCAGCCGTCCTTCCAGTAATATCTTTGCAACATCCGATATTGAAATCGTACCAACACCACTAAATTTAAAGACTCAATTGGAGCGTGCAAAGACTTCCCTTGAACGCGCAACCCTGTACGAACAGGCAAATCTTTGGTATGACCTTTTGGGAGTTACTTTCACTTCTGAGAGTAACGACGCCAAGCTAAAAACTATTCGGTTATCTCTACTTGACAAAATTGGCGAGAATGATAAAGAATGGCAAATGCTACGAAACAGTGAAATTTATCTCATTCAAAGATAA
- a CDS encoding CHASE2 domain-containing protein, translating into MWNKIEQQAKIWRTAALPGLVVVGCIAIARLTGSLQILEWIAFDKFLQLRPVEAPDGLITIVGINETDIKAVGKYPIPDRDLAKLLQIIQSHRPRAIGLDLFRDLNSAPDRVKLGTLLRSNSNIIGIEAALASQSDLRVKPPPELPSHRVALADIILDDDGKLRRGLLSSRVDDGRIKYSLPLLLAQMYLRSQGIAIKHGTRADNPIQFGDTQLPRFETNTGSYVGANAGGNQILLNFYSHPHPFSIVSLTDVFTGKVKPELIRDRIVIVGMTASNSVNDTFMTSATKSTLLTDAIGNSKQYQLIYGVEYLAHATSQIINAVLKHRPHLHTWSEVWEYLWIFAWGLLGIILGLLLQSPWKTLLTLALCSLCLIGICYGLIILSWWVPIVPTLLALCAAGLTTSLFDRDSRILLEQRSLTLKRTYDAVHNGPLQTIAAILRSLDEEPSYTKMRSQLQSLNQELRSVYELMNKELSTGNNRYIQASISELLYEVYDNTLKRELPGFDSIKTYIPPDFSPLQDCTLTAEQKQGLCIFMEEALCNVGKHALDASCLDVVCTRSSLAQGVPHLSPNLYTLQIIDNGINSIPNENPKSGRGTYRAKELARSLGGKFQRRSHVPQGVICELTWREITPWWRLLFRKTNSKTSKGNSKP; encoded by the coding sequence ATGTGGAACAAGATCGAGCAACAAGCGAAGATTTGGCGAACCGCAGCTTTACCAGGATTGGTTGTGGTGGGCTGTATTGCTATTGCTCGGCTAACTGGTTCTCTCCAAATTCTGGAGTGGATAGCGTTTGATAAATTTCTGCAACTGCGTCCGGTAGAAGCACCAGATGGGCTAATTACCATTGTTGGTATAAATGAAACGGATATTAAAGCTGTTGGAAAATATCCCATTCCAGATCGCGATCTCGCTAAATTATTACAAATTATCCAAAGTCATAGACCTAGAGCAATTGGGTTGGATCTTTTTCGCGACTTGAACAGCGCTCCAGACCGAGTTAAATTAGGCACACTTTTAAGAAGTAATTCCAACATAATTGGTATTGAAGCTGCTTTAGCTTCTCAATCGGATCTCAGAGTGAAACCACCCCCAGAGTTACCTTCTCATCGGGTTGCCCTTGCTGATATTATTCTCGATGATGATGGTAAATTACGACGAGGGTTGCTCTCTAGTAGAGTTGACGACGGTAGAATCAAATACTCTCTTCCTTTACTTCTTGCACAGATGTATTTGCGATCGCAAGGAATCGCAATTAAACATGGGACTCGTGCTGACAATCCCATTCAATTTGGTGATACTCAATTACCCCGCTTTGAAACAAACACTGGTAGCTATGTAGGAGCAAACGCTGGAGGTAACCAAATCTTGCTGAATTTTTACAGCCATCCACATCCTTTTTCAATCGTTTCTCTGACAGATGTTTTTACAGGAAAAGTCAAGCCGGAGTTAATTCGCGATCGCATTGTCATTGTTGGAATGACTGCTTCTAACAGTGTCAATGATACATTTATGACCTCAGCAACCAAAAGTACCTTGCTGACGGATGCAATAGGAAACTCAAAGCAGTACCAGTTGATTTATGGAGTTGAGTATTTAGCGCACGCCACCAGTCAAATTATTAACGCAGTTCTCAAACACAGACCGCACCTCCATACATGGTCAGAGGTTTGGGAATACCTTTGGATTTTTGCATGGGGATTGTTGGGTATCATTTTAGGTTTGCTGCTGCAATCTCCTTGGAAGACTCTTTTAACGTTAGCTCTTTGCAGCCTTTGTTTAATAGGAATATGCTACGGGCTGATAATTTTAAGCTGGTGGGTTCCTATAGTACCTACTTTGTTAGCATTGTGTGCTGCTGGCTTGACGACTTCATTATTCGATCGAGATTCCCGAATTCTGTTAGAACAGCGTAGTTTAACTCTGAAGCGCACCTATGATGCTGTGCATAACGGTCCGTTACAAACCATCGCTGCTATATTGAGAAGTCTTGATGAAGAACCGTCATATACTAAGATGCGATCGCAACTACAGTCACTCAATCAGGAATTACGCTCGGTTTACGAGTTAATGAATAAAGAACTGTCAACAGGTAATAATCGTTACATTCAAGCCTCTATTTCAGAATTGCTATATGAAGTCTATGATAATACGCTAAAGCGAGAATTACCGGGTTTTGATTCCATCAAGACTTACATTCCACCTGATTTTAGCCCGCTCCAAGACTGTACTCTCACTGCCGAGCAAAAGCAAGGTTTGTGTATTTTTATGGAAGAAGCTTTGTGTAATGTCGGTAAACACGCACTCGACGCAAGCTGCTTGGATGTCGTTTGTACGCGTTCGTCCTTGGCTCAAGGCGTACCCCACTTATCGCCAAACCTTTACACCCTACAAATTATTGATAATGGAATTAACTCTATTCCCAACGAAAACCCTAAAAGCGGTCGAGGTACATACCGAGCTAAAGAGTTGGCGAGGTCTTTAGGAGGCAAATTTCAGAGGCGATCGCACGTACCCCAAGGAGTTATCTGTGAATTAACTTGGAGAGAAATCACACCATGGTGGCGATTGCTTTTCCGCAAGACGAATTCAAAAACTTCCAAAGGAAACTCAAAGCCATGA
- the bla gene encoding class A beta-lactamase, with amino-acid sequence MFQVVKKAWLYTFCLFLLSVGCTEINSSNSKDTSNSQTSTPSEVTTANTPRSNKLRDLIEQISHAAQGRVGMTATVVETGESVSLNGDRRFPMQSVYKFPIAMAVLAQVDQGNLKLDQKIRVAASDIVRDSRILEKNSQGKEFRLAELLKYMVSESDSTACDVLLRLIGKPQRVTEYLRNLDVNDIVVANTENEIQFGKDRALQYRNYATPDAAVNLLRAFHKGRGLSKSTQALLRQWMIETSTGPNRIKGLLPKGTVVAHKTGTSATVNGVTAATNDVGIVTLPNGQHLAIAVFVSDSQATNAIREEVIAKLAKAAWDEWSK; translated from the coding sequence ATGTTTCAAGTGGTTAAAAAAGCTTGGCTTTACACCTTTTGCTTGTTTCTACTGAGTGTTGGTTGCACAGAGATTAATTCCAGCAACAGCAAAGATACCTCAAACAGTCAAACAAGTACGCCGAGCGAAGTCACAACCGCCAACACCCCTCGCAGCAACAAATTGCGCGATCTCATTGAACAAATCTCCCATGCGGCTCAAGGGCGGGTGGGGATGACAGCCACAGTGGTCGAAACTGGAGAGTCAGTATCTCTGAATGGAGATCGGCGATTTCCGATGCAAAGCGTTTATAAGTTTCCAATTGCGATGGCGGTTTTGGCTCAAGTAGACCAAGGAAACCTAAAGTTAGACCAGAAGATTCGGGTTGCGGCTAGCGATATTGTTCGGGACAGTCGGATTCTAGAGAAGAATTCGCAAGGGAAGGAATTCCGTCTGGCTGAACTCTTAAAGTACATGGTTTCTGAAAGTGATAGTACGGCTTGTGATGTGCTGTTACGACTCATCGGTAAACCACAGCGTGTCACGGAGTATTTACGCAATCTTGACGTCAATGACATTGTTGTCGCAAACACAGAGAACGAGATCCAGTTCGGGAAAGATCGAGCATTGCAGTATCGTAATTATGCAACGCCGGATGCAGCCGTTAATTTATTACGTGCTTTCCACAAAGGGCGAGGGCTTTCAAAATCCACTCAAGCCTTACTGCGGCAATGGATGATAGAGACTTCGACAGGTCCAAACCGTATTAAAGGACTGTTACCTAAGGGAACAGTTGTAGCGCACAAAACGGGGACTTCAGCTACCGTCAATGGCGTGACGGCTGCAACCAATGATGTGGGAATCGTGACACTGCCGAACGGACAACATCTGGCGATCGCAGTTTTTGTTTCTGATTCTCAGGCAACCAATGCAATCCGCGAAGAAGTCATCGCAAAATTGGCGAAAGCCGCCTGGGACGAATGGAGCAAATGA
- a CDS encoding DUF4351 domain-containing protein, translated as MIDHDRLFKELLSTFFIEFIELFFPQIASTIDRESIHFLPQEYFADLTSGEDKIIDLLVEVKQAGEDVGFLLHVEAQSYTETEFARRMFFYFSRLYQKYLQRVYPIVVFSFNEPRREEVHQHTVEFTDLKVLEFNFASIQLNRLNWRDFVRQPNPVAAALMAKMQIQPEERPRVKAECLRLLATLRLDPARTRLISGFVDTYLELNTQEEQRFQEEIGKLKEQDKEGIMEIVTSWERRATLQATQSLVLKLLNRRVGQLPETITQQVENLSVQELEALGEALLDFTSLADIETWLTGVRKLYDSK; from the coding sequence ATGATAGACCACGACAGATTATTTAAAGAACTTCTTTCAACATTTTTTATTGAATTTATCGAATTATTTTTTCCCCAGATTGCCAGTACAATTGACCGGGAATCGATTCATTTTCTTCCCCAGGAGTATTTTGCAGATTTGACATCAGGTGAAGATAAAATCATTGATTTGTTAGTAGAAGTCAAGCAAGCAGGTGAAGATGTAGGTTTTTTACTTCATGTCGAGGCTCAATCGTATACGGAAACAGAGTTTGCTCGTCGTATGTTTTTTTACTTTTCGCGATTGTATCAAAAGTATCTACAACGTGTATATCCTATCGTCGTGTTTTCCTTTAATGAACCTCGTCGTGAAGAAGTGCATCAACATACGGTAGAGTTTACTGATTTGAAGGTGTTAGAGTTTAACTTTGCTTCAATTCAACTAAATCGCTTAAATTGGCGAGACTTTGTGCGACAGCCTAACCCTGTAGCAGCAGCCTTAATGGCGAAAATGCAAATTCAACCAGAAGAGCGACCAAGAGTGAAAGCTGAATGTTTGCGGCTACTAGCGACATTGCGATTAGATCCAGCAAGAACACGATTAATTTCTGGATTTGTCGATACATATTTGGAACTGAATACTCAAGAGGAGCAAAGGTTTCAGGAAGAAATTGGTAAACTGAAAGAACAAGACAAAGAGGGAATTATGGAAATTGTTACTAGTTGGGAAAGACGAGCAACATTACAGGCAACACAATCTCTTGTCCTTAAATTACTTAATCGGCGAGTAGGACAACTGCCAGAAACAATCACACAGCAAGTTGAAAATTTATCCGTACAGGAACTAGAAGCGTTGGGGGAAGCACTACTTGATTTTACAAGTCTTGCTGACATTGAAACTTGGCTGACAGGGGTTCGTAAACTTTATGACTCTAAATAG
- a CDS encoding D-glutamate cyclase family protein, producing the protein MKNFIGYAVTLRDTEVRVFWACGVTTQTAILQAKPEFAISYAPGHMFVSDLKDEELSI; encoded by the coding sequence ATGAAAAACTTTATTGGCTATGCGGTTACTCTTCGGGATACTGAAGTTCGTGTTTTTTGGGCTTGTGGGGTTACGACTCAAACTGCAATTCTTCAAGCAAAGCCTGAATTCGCTATTAGCTATGCACCAGGACATATGTTTGTCAGCGATTTAAAGGACGAGGAGCTTTCTATTTAG
- a CDS encoding murein hydrolase activator EnvC family protein — protein MRVPLPKKHLTYPCSPLLLSKGCGEERICQFIFILAVFCILCISLIFIPVQSDAATTEATYTINTLRQQQQMVDQQRQSVTQERQRLNNLQEAAQNRLNGLEQNLQTTDVQIQDSEFRLQRAIQRLQQLQADLATAEVSYQQRQEATIARLRFLQRNRLSQGWGVLLQSQDLNDFLDRRRQLKLVYKADQQVLAKLTKQANRLNAQKIQVEEQRNEIGLIRQQLYAQKADYQTQAQLQEELIQRLSSDRLALAAAESQLERDSQALKSLIQQKVAEEEERLKTNSRNSVIIRGTGIFAYPSSAPTSSPFGWRMHPVLGYRRFHAGLDFAASYGSTIRAADSGTVIFAGWYGGYGRAVIINHGNGITTLYGHTSELFVSEGQTVERGQAIAAVGSTGLSTGPHLHFEVRKNGTPVNPMNFL, from the coding sequence ATGAGAGTGCCATTACCCAAAAAACACCTGACATATCCTTGCTCTCCCCTTCTACTTTCTAAGGGGTGTGGGGAGGAGCGTATCTGTCAATTTATATTTATTCTTGCCGTTTTCTGCATTTTATGCATTAGCTTGATATTTATTCCAGTACAAAGTGATGCAGCCACTACAGAAGCAACTTATACAATTAACACGCTGCGCCAGCAGCAACAAATGGTTGACCAACAGCGTCAAAGCGTCACCCAAGAACGCCAGCGCTTGAATAATTTACAAGAAGCCGCACAAAACCGCCTCAACGGTTTGGAACAAAACCTGCAAACAACTGATGTTCAAATTCAAGATAGTGAATTTCGATTGCAAAGAGCGATTCAAAGACTACAGCAATTACAAGCGGATCTAGCGACTGCTGAGGTTTCCTATCAACAACGTCAGGAAGCAACTATTGCTCGTTTGCGCTTTCTCCAACGGAATCGTTTGAGCCAAGGATGGGGCGTTTTGCTGCAAAGCCAAGACCTGAATGATTTTTTAGATCGTCGCCGTCAGTTGAAGTTAGTTTATAAAGCCGACCAACAAGTTCTGGCAAAACTGACGAAACAAGCCAATCGGCTGAACGCTCAAAAAATACAGGTAGAAGAGCAAAGAAATGAAATAGGCTTAATTCGCCAACAACTCTATGCCCAAAAAGCTGATTATCAAACACAAGCACAGTTACAGGAGGAATTAATACAACGTCTGAGTAGCGATCGCTTAGCTCTAGCCGCCGCCGAAAGTCAGCTTGAGAGAGATTCTCAGGCATTGAAATCCTTAATTCAGCAAAAGGTTGCAGAGGAAGAAGAGAGACTGAAAACAAACAGCCGTAACAGCGTGATTATTCGGGGAACAGGTATTTTTGCTTATCCCAGTTCTGCTCCGACAAGCAGTCCTTTTGGATGGCGGATGCATCCGGTGCTTGGTTATCGTCGCTTTCACGCTGGGTTAGATTTTGCTGCTAGCTATGGCAGTACAATTCGTGCTGCTGATTCGGGAACGGTGATTTTTGCTGGATGGTATGGTGGTTACGGTCGGGCTGTGATTATTAACCACGGCAATGGGATTACAACTCTTTACGGTCATACCAGCGAATTGTTTGTTTCCGAAGGACAAACAGTAGAGCGAGGACAGGCGATCGCGGCTGTTGGTTCTACGGGATTATCCACCGGTCCGCACCTCCACTTTGAAGTGAGAAAAAATGGTACGCCAGTTAACCCCATGAATTTCCTTTAA
- a CDS encoding TetR/AcrR family transcriptional regulator yields MTANLPKPSGMRRQPRQARSQERVNQILDVAEQMFIAEGYNATTTNAIAARAKVAIGSLYQFFPDKAAILRALATRYTEKLHQYLVALDSSEMANLPLSTYVDRMIDAVDRFFTDYPGYHAIYMQVQGIIPELEEIENAADTKLIQDLATSLSGRDSNLDRADCETIAFVLVKAIGTLLWLSLSQEQLFRQRLLGETKRLVFNYLQSYFPDSEMLQQ; encoded by the coding sequence ATGACCGCGAACTTACCCAAACCGTCTGGAATGCGACGACAACCAAGACAAGCTCGCAGCCAAGAACGGGTCAACCAGATTTTAGATGTGGCTGAACAGATGTTTATTGCAGAAGGATATAATGCCACCACAACAAACGCGATCGCCGCTCGTGCTAAAGTGGCGATCGGTTCGCTTTACCAGTTTTTTCCTGACAAAGCAGCAATTTTGCGAGCCTTAGCAACGCGCTACACCGAAAAACTGCACCAATACTTAGTAGCGCTAGATAGTTCTGAAATGGCAAATCTGCCTTTATCAACCTATGTTGACCGGATGATTGATGCAGTGGATCGATTTTTTACCGATTATCCTGGCTATCATGCGATCTATATGCAGGTGCAAGGAATCATACCAGAACTAGAGGAGATTGAGAACGCCGCCGATACCAAACTCATTCAAGATTTAGCAACTTCCTTATCTGGGCGAGATTCAAATTTAGACCGTGCCGATTGTGAGACAATTGCATTTGTGCTCGTGAAAGCGATCGGTACACTGTTATGGTTATCTCTGAGCCAAGAACAGCTATTCCGCCAGCGTCTTCTAGGAGAAACTAAACGGTTAGTGTTTAACTACCTGCAAAGCTATTTTCCTGATAGTGAAATGTTACAGCAATAA
- a CDS encoding cytochrome P450, protein MIIKEAMRLYPPVTDVSREATRDCEIGGYSIPKGCTLIASQWVMHRDPRYFSNPEVFNPERWEDDLEKRLPRGVYFPFGDGPRICIGKSFALMEAVLILTTIAQAFQLELVSEREIELQPSITLRPKHGVQVLLKKA, encoded by the coding sequence ATGATTATCAAAGAGGCAATGCGGCTTTACCCACCAGTTACAGATGTGAGTCGGGAAGCAACTAGAGATTGTGAAATTGGTGGATACTCGATCCCGAAAGGTTGCACCCTGATTGCAAGTCAATGGGTTATGCATCGAGATCCGCGCTATTTTAGCAATCCAGAAGTATTTAACCCAGAGCGATGGGAGGACGATCTCGAGAAGCGATTGCCACGCGGTGTTTATTTTCCTTTTGGTGATGGTCCGCGCATCTGTATCGGTAAAAGTTTTGCCCTGATGGAAGCAGTTTTAATTCTGACAACAATCGCTCAAGCATTTCAATTAGAGCTTGTGTCAGAGCGAGAGATTGAACTTCAACCCTCAATTACCCTGCGTCCCAAACATGGCGTTCAAGTCTTACTGAAAAAAGCCTAG
- a CDS encoding WD40 repeat domain-containing protein produces the protein MGIITSRARAVLEKMLAPQLLPRIVPSPPIAPLVCWRPHKSLVHGIACMPDGDTIVTAGEDTQLLVLSIRSGEVLHRLEGHHGPVNSLTLTPSKQRLITGGDDTTVRVWDTLTWRLLYTLEGHSEYVRSVAATDTIAVSGGEDERLCVWDIERGMLLHEKMEHPENVMTVAISPDGHFAASASLDNALRLWNLHTGQLERVFYNAEAMVTWVRGGLYLASNRNNVPHKNTPRGLCFTSDSLSLLSADREVLLWNIFTGEKREIVPLSEQITQALCLHPIAKTLALAFYSNSLQIWNSGTSKRLAVLDVGGEEHTAIAFIDDSSKLLSGTRSGEVFLWALPSSETFNEGNHPSPVRQTIITIRSDGTPIAASADNKGGIRLWDFLKNKLVASIDSHPTDWECHIAFSRDGTTLVSSTDEGKLNIWDTTTGQLVRTISPNFDRPRSISSLQMLDEQHAVVGSGDHLILYDISGESLPVVFEGRTGLVSDIQVSTNHQLAFNLAYFNPDPNDDSWDNNVNQLQCWDLHQHRLLWTQTAKKLGDRSLHFGFIAVAPDGNKLVTLSHKVKRKIAIWDAKTGLQQGSLDIPGDWVMSAQFVDDRVMVLVSGSKKGTFLCRINIETKQVLDTAQFHLKDLRSVSIAEDGQTVLVASERSLQSINTASKTVEDTYNGYAIFYQCALSCDGRYAIAGDSSGGVHLLARA, from the coding sequence ATGGGAATCATTACATCACGAGCGCGAGCTGTTTTAGAAAAGATGCTGGCACCCCAATTATTGCCTCGAATCGTTCCATCACCACCAATAGCTCCATTAGTATGCTGGCGTCCTCACAAATCTCTAGTACATGGAATTGCCTGTATGCCTGACGGAGATACAATCGTCACCGCTGGTGAAGACACTCAACTGCTTGTCTTGTCAATCCGCAGTGGTGAGGTTCTGCACCGTTTGGAGGGTCATCACGGACCTGTCAACTCGCTGACGCTAACACCTTCAAAGCAACGACTTATTACTGGGGGCGATGATACAACGGTGCGAGTGTGGGATACCTTGACCTGGAGACTGCTTTATACGCTTGAAGGTCATTCCGAATACGTGCGTAGTGTCGCTGCCACTGACACTATAGCCGTATCCGGTGGAGAGGACGAACGGCTGTGCGTTTGGGATATCGAGCGCGGGATGCTTCTACACGAGAAGATGGAACACCCAGAAAACGTCATGACCGTTGCTATATCCCCTGACGGGCATTTCGCCGCATCAGCATCTCTGGACAACGCCTTACGGTTGTGGAATCTCCACACAGGGCAGTTAGAACGGGTATTCTACAACGCGGAAGCTATGGTCACGTGGGTGAGAGGCGGTCTTTACCTGGCATCGAATAGAAACAACGTTCCTCATAAAAATACACCACGAGGGCTTTGCTTTACCTCCGATAGCTTAAGCTTGTTGTCTGCAGATCGGGAAGTGTTACTCTGGAACATATTCACGGGCGAGAAGCGCGAGATTGTACCTTTATCCGAGCAAATTACCCAAGCCCTTTGTCTGCATCCGATTGCCAAAACCCTCGCGCTCGCTTTTTACTCCAATTCATTACAAATATGGAACAGTGGAACATCCAAACGTTTGGCTGTTCTGGATGTGGGTGGGGAGGAGCATACAGCGATCGCTTTTATAGATGACAGTTCTAAACTGCTCTCCGGTACCCGTTCAGGCGAAGTTTTCTTGTGGGCTTTACCCTCAAGCGAAACCTTTAATGAAGGCAATCACCCCAGTCCAGTCCGTCAAACTATCATCACTATACGTAGCGACGGCACACCTATCGCTGCTTCTGCCGATAATAAAGGGGGTATCAGGCTGTGGGATTTTCTGAAGAATAAGCTGGTGGCATCGATAGATTCTCATCCCACAGACTGGGAGTGCCACATTGCCTTTTCCAGAGATGGAACAACGCTGGTTTCTTCTACAGACGAGGGAAAATTGAATATTTGGGACACAACAACAGGTCAGTTGGTGCGAACAATATCGCCTAATTTTGACCGTCCGAGGTCAATATCAAGTCTGCAAATGTTAGACGAACAGCACGCTGTGGTAGGAAGTGGCGACCATCTGATTTTATACGACATCAGTGGTGAAAGCTTACCCGTAGTATTTGAAGGACGCACGGGATTGGTGAGTGATATTCAAGTATCAACAAATCATCAATTAGCGTTCAATCTTGCGTACTTCAATCCGGACCCAAATGATGATAGTTGGGACAATAATGTTAATCAGTTACAGTGCTGGGATTTGCACCAACATCGTCTTCTTTGGACGCAAACTGCTAAAAAATTAGGAGATCGAAGCCTACATTTTGGCTTTATTGCAGTTGCACCCGATGGCAATAAATTAGTAACGCTGTCTCATAAAGTTAAGAGAAAAATAGCTATTTGGGATGCCAAAACTGGTTTACAGCAAGGAAGTTTGGATATTCCTGGCGACTGGGTTATGTCGGCGCAATTTGTTGACGATCGCGTCATGGTTTTGGTTTCTGGAAGTAAGAAAGGTACGTTTTTGTGTCGCATCAATATTGAAACCAAACAAGTTTTAGACACCGCTCAATTTCATCTAAAAGACTTGCGTTCTGTCAGTATTGCAGAAGACGGTCAAACCGTTTTAGTTGCCTCCGAACGCTCGTTACAATCAATTAACACTGCGTCCAAGACAGTCGAGGATACATACAATGGGTACGCAATCTTCTATCAGTGCGCCCTTTCATGCGATGGACGTTATGCGATCGCTGGTGATTCTAGCGGTGGAGTTCACCTGTTAGCAAGGGCTTAG
- a CDS encoding DUF3592 domain-containing protein — translation MDEDVKFFRMFGSIFAGIGSIFAVTGIIIGISTRSFVASSVLTQGKIIALVERLSTDSDGDSSFVYYPVVRFTTNAGEPTVFEANAGSNPPAFTLGQQVEVLYSPQNPKEARIDSWLELWLFPTIFTSIGLIFVLIGGIVLIKSFPRLMSFKP, via the coding sequence ATGGATGAAGATGTCAAATTCTTTCGTATGTTTGGTTCAATATTTGCTGGTATTGGTAGCATATTTGCTGTCACGGGTATAATTATTGGCATAAGTACTCGTTCCTTCGTAGCCTCATCAGTACTAACACAAGGGAAAATTATCGCGTTGGTGGAACGTTTATCAACAGATAGCGACGGTGACTCTTCTTTTGTTTACTATCCAGTCGTGAGATTTACCACCAATGCTGGTGAACCAACAGTTTTTGAAGCAAACGCAGGTAGCAACCCACCAGCATTTACTCTAGGTCAGCAAGTAGAAGTGCTGTACAGTCCTCAAAACCCAAAGGAAGCGAGGATTGATTCTTGGCTCGAATTATGGTTGTTTCCAACCATCTTTACCAGTATAGGTTTAATTTTTGTGTTGATTGGAGGAATTGTACTTATCAAGTCATTCCCCCGTTTGATGAGTTTTAAGCCATGA
- a CDS encoding SDR family oxidoreductase, which produces MTQTQELQPPQHQNPPGREGEMTPKPQSQNPQYKGSSKLEGKVALITGADSGIGRATAILFAREGADVAVVYLSEQQDAEETKRLVEAEGRRCLLIKGDVGGEPFCQEAVQQTVNQLGHLDILINNAAEQHPQQSIEDISAEQLERTFRTNIFGMFFITKAALPHLKEGSAIINTTSVTAYKGNPQLLDYSATKGAIVAFTRSLSQSLVEKGIRVNGVAPGPIWTPLIPSTFPEDKVKSFGAQVPMQRAGQPEEVAPCYVFLASHDSSYMSGQILHPNGGEVVNA; this is translated from the coding sequence ATGACTCAAACACAAGAATTACAACCGCCTCAACATCAGAATCCGCCTGGAAGAGAAGGCGAAATGACGCCAAAGCCCCAGTCTCAAAATCCTCAATACAAAGGAAGCAGCAAGCTAGAAGGTAAAGTAGCGCTAATTACAGGTGCGGATAGCGGTATTGGTCGCGCAACAGCAATCCTCTTTGCTAGAGAAGGGGCGGATGTGGCTGTTGTTTATCTGAGCGAACAGCAGGATGCAGAAGAAACCAAGCGTTTGGTAGAAGCTGAAGGTAGGCGTTGTCTGTTGATTAAGGGAGATGTTGGTGGCGAACCGTTCTGTCAGGAAGCTGTACAGCAAACTGTTAATCAACTCGGACATCTGGATATTCTCATTAATAATGCTGCAGAACAGCATCCACAACAGAGTATTGAAGACATCTCAGCCGAGCAATTGGAGCGGACTTTTCGCACCAATATCTTTGGTATGTTCTTTATAACTAAAGCAGCACTACCACATCTTAAAGAAGGTAGCGCTATTATCAATACCACTTCAGTCACCGCCTATAAAGGCAACCCCCAGCTGCTGGATTATTCCGCGACTAAGGGCGCGATCGTTGCTTTCACTCGTTCTCTATCACAATCCTTGGTTGAGAAAGGTATTCGAGTCAATGGTGTAGCTCCCGGTCCTATCTGGACTCCCTTGATTCCCTCCACTTTTCCAGAAGATAAAGTCAAGAGCTTTGGCGCTCAAGTTCCCATGCAAAGAGCCGGACAACCAGAAGAAGTAGCACCTTGTTATGTGTTCCTGGCATCTCATGACTCTTCTTATATGTCAGGTCAAATTCTGCATCCTAACGGTGGCGAAGTTGTCAACGCCTAG